The sequence TGACCTGAATTTCGAGATTGCTATCGATCTGAGCAATGGCGCCCAGACCAGCTCCCTCAAGCCGTTGCTCGAGCTATCCAAGCAAATCACGATCATCTGCGGTGCCGTCGAAGAGGACGAGCGTGGCGCAGTCTATAACTCCGCACTACTGATCGAGTCTGGCGAGGTGCGGCACACCCATCACAAAGTGTATCCGCCGACATACGGCCTGTTCGAAGAAGGCCGGTATTTTCGAAGCGGACATGAGGCTCAGGCCTTCGACTCTAAACGGCTCGGACGTATCGGACTCCTCGTCTGCGAGGACTTGTGGCATCCGGCACTTCCGTATGTCGAGGCACTCGATGACGCGCAGATGATCATCACCATCGCAGCGAGCCCGACACGGCTCGATACCGGCGAGGCCGCGCTCACGGCACCCGAGCCAGAGAACTACACGATCAACCGCGAGCACCACGCAGCGTATGCACGGTTGCTCAGTGTTTTTCTTGTATTCGTCAATCGCATTGGTGTTGAGGATGGCGTGAATTTTTGGGGCGGCTCGGAAGTCGTTGCGCCATCGGGCGAGACCATCGCTCGCGGCAAATTCTTCGATGAGGATTTTGTCACGTGCGAGATCAATCCGGATCAATTACGCCAGGCGCGCCAATTATCGCGACATTTCCTCGATGACCGGCCACTCCTGACCCGTCATTTAATTGAGACCCTGATGGAAAGAAAGTAGAACCTTCCGTGTTTACGCGACCACCGTCCTCCTGTTTTTGCGGTGGGGACAGACTAAAACCGATAGATACATGGCAACAGTAACAGACCTACCCTCCAAACGAACCGAAACCAACGGGCAGAGCAAACCGCAGCCAAACGGCAGCAGTGCTTCGCCGAATATCCTACCTTCCGTCTATAAGGAACCCGCACCGATCGTTGATAAAGACAATCCGCTCGAAAGCATGATGCAGCGATTCGACCGCGCTGCCGAAATCCTCCAACTCGAGCCAGGCATTTATGAGTACCTTAAGACTCCGGTCAAATCGGTGATCGTCTCGATCCCGATCCAGATGGACGATGGTTCAGTCCAGGTCTTCGAAGGCTATCGCGTTATTCATAACGATATTCTTGGACCCAGCAAGGGCGGTATCCGTTACGCCCCCGATGTGAATTTGGATGAAGTCAAAGCACTGGCCGCGTGGATGACGTGGAAGTGCGCCGTCGTGGACATTCCGTTTGGCGGCGCCAAGGGCGGCGTCCGTTGCGACCCACGTACGCTTTCGATCCAGCAGATCGAAAAGATCACGCGGCGTTACACAGCGAACATGCTCGATGTCTTCGGACCAGACCGCGATATTCCGGCACCGGACGTGAACACGAACGAGCAGATTATGGCCTGGATCCTCGATACCTATTCCATGCACGTGAAGCGCACGGAGCCGGGTGTCGTGACTGGCAAGCCGATCGTACTCGGTGGCAGCCTGGGTCGCCGCGAAGCGACCGGACGTGGCGTGATGCACTCGGCATTGCGCGCCATGGAGAAACTCGGCATCAACCCGAAGCAAGCGACCGTCGCGGTCGAAGGGTTCGGCAACGTCGGATCCATCTCTGCCGAACTCCTTGCGGAGCAAGGCGCGAAGATCATTGGCATCTCCGATATTAGTGGCGCGTATCACAACGATGCCGGAATCGACATCGCAAAGGCAATCGCGTTCGCCGAAAGCCACGGGCACATGCTCGATGGTTTCCCGGATGCCGAGCGGATCACGAACGAGCAGCTCCTGACGCTCGATTGTGATGTGCTCGTACCGGCCGCACGCGAAGACCGCATCACCAAGCGCAACGCGCACAACATTCAGGCGAAACTCATCGTCGAAGGCGCAAACGGCCCGACGACTGCCGGCGCCGATCCAATTCTCGAATCGAAAGGCGTTCTCGTCGTACCGGATATTCTCGCGAATGCCGGCGGCGTGACGGTCAGCTACTTCGAGTGGGTCCAGAACCGTGGCGGCTACCATTGGACGCTCGAAGATGTTAACAGCCGTTTGGCGACCGCAATGAACTCGGCCTTTGACCGAGTCTATGCGACATCGCTCAAGCATAAGGTTTCGCTACGGCTCGCGTCATACATCCTTGCGATCGATAAGGTCGCTCGGACGCTCCGGCTCCGCGGCATTTACGGATAAGACCTTCCGTGCTCCGCTGGACTGCTATCGTTGTTGTACTTATGTTAGAAGCCGCCTCGCCAGAGGCGGCTTCTTCACAGCTTAGTCATGCAACGCAAATCGGTCATGCGGACAGCATGGTTGCAACATCTCTGGCGGCGCTCATCCAGCCACTTGCGAGTGGACCCCTCATCGTGACAGGCGATACAAGTCTTCGACCCTTGCTGGACCTTCTCCCGCAACCGGTTGGAATTTGCCTTCCGATGTTTTATATCGAAAGACTCACGGCGACGATCCGTGGAAAACGAACGGATACGGCGCACCTATATGTCAGCTTCACGGGCGCGTTTCTCAGACCGGGGAATCCGACTTCAAAAACGTTTTCGTTGTCTGCGAATTACGGAATCACGTTGACCGATCGCGAATATGATGGCATTGCCGCTGGACGCGATCCATACGTTCGGATCGAGGACGAGCCCTCGACCAGTTTCTGGTCGCGAACGTTGGAACCGGCACTCGTCGTCATTGGCGCGGCCGTGATCGTTGCACTCTTCTTTCTGGTACGGGGTTAGCGGATGTTCGCGCATCCGAGCCATTCTACGAAAAGCCTTTTGAACTACACTCGCACCCATACCTTATATACCGGTCTTGCCGGGTTTCTCCTCTCCTTCTTCCTGTTCGGTTGCGGTTCCGGCAGCGATCAAATGGCGAAACCCACACCGGTGGGCACCGCCGACAAGCTTTTTACGGACGGCAAGGCCGCGTATGCGAAGGAAGACTGGCCCGAGGCCATTCGGCTGTTTGAAGAGGTGAGGGTTCAGTCGCCAGCCTCGAACATTGCGGCCGAAGCGACCTATTTCGAAGCGATGGCTCGGTTCAATTCCGACATGTTCAGCGGTGCCGCGCTTGATTTTCATACCGTCCGTCGCAATTACCCCAATTCGCCCTATGCATCGCGTGCGCAGTACATGGCCGGCGAGAGCTACTACCAGATCTCTCCTCGACCGGATCTGGACCAATCCTATACGACACTCGCGCTGAGTGAATATCAGATCTTCCTGCGGGACTATCCCAAGGCCCCGCCATCGTTGATCGATAGCGCCCAGAAGCGGATCATCGATATTCGCTCGAAGCTCGCGGAGAAATTTATTCTCGCCGCTCAATTATATGATAAGCTCGACGATCCGAAATCATCGCTCGTCTATTATAATCGGGTGCTGGATTCCTATTACGATACCCGGTACGCGCCGGAATCCGAACTTCGCATTGCCGAAATCCAATTCGATCGAAAGAAAATGGAGGAGGCAAAGCAAGCACTTGATGCGTTTGATGCAAAGTACCTGCGCGAAGCTACCACGGACCAGCGCCAGCGCGCGCTCAAGCTCCGCTCCAAGTTGCCAAATCAATGATGCACTCCCCGCACCTGACTACTGCGTCGCCGATGCCGGCGAAGTTGGCGAAGGCCTCGCACGTGGAAATGACCGAGATCGTGTTGCCGAACGATACCAACCAGCTTGGTAATCTGCTCGGCGGCCGGCTGATGCACTGGGTCGATATTGCCGCGGCGCTTAGCGCGCAGCGTCACAGCGGCCGCATTTGTGTCACCGCCAGCATCGACGAAATGAGTTTTTTGGGGCCGGTCAAGCTCGGGCAGGTCGTCCGCCTGCGCGCCTGCGTGAACCGTGCCTTTCACACCTCGATGGAAGTCGGTGTTCGAGCAATTGTCGAGGATTTTCGGACCGGCGACACGCGCCATGTGAGTTCGGCATACCTGACATTCGTGGCGATCGACGAGATCGGTCATGCCGTGCCGGTCCCGGCCATCGAAGCGCAAAGCGAAGACGAGATGCGAC is a genomic window of Bacteroidota bacterium containing:
- a CDS encoding Glu/Leu/Phe/Val dehydrogenase, which produces MMQRFDRAAEILQLEPGIYEYLKTPVKSVIVSIPIQMDDGSVQVFEGYRVIHNDILGPSKGGIRYAPDVNLDEVKALAAWMTWKCAVVDIPFGGAKGGVRCDPRTLSIQQIEKITRRYTANMLDVFGPDRDIPAPDVNTNEQIMAWILDTYSMHVKRTEPGVVTGKPIVLGGSLGRREATGRGVMHSALRAMEKLGINPKQATVAVEGFGNVGSISAELLAEQGAKIIGISDISGAYHNDAGIDIAKAIAFAESHGHMLDGFPDAERITNEQLLTLDCDVLVPAAREDRITKRNAHNIQAKLIVEGANGPTTAGADPILESKGVLVVPDILANAGGVTVSYFEWVQNRGGYHWTLEDVNSRLATAMNSAFDRVYATSLKHKVSLRLASYILAIDKVARTLRLRGIYG
- a CDS encoding acyl-CoA thioesterase; this encodes MMHSPHLTTASPMPAKLAKASHVEMTEIVLPNDTNQLGNLLGGRLMHWVDIAAALSAQRHSGRICVTASIDEMSFLGPVKLGQVVRLRACVNRAFHTSMEVGVRAIVEDFRTGDTRHVSSAYLTFVAIDEIGHAVPVPAIEAQSEDEMRRFLAAEERREQRLRKRKELVAREQNERNSDR
- a CDS encoding nitrilase-related carbon-nitrogen hydrolase, producing the protein MLLKPSKIVLAQTGSVLGDVAKNVAHHADLTRQAIDAKADAIIFPELSLSGYTVRDLNFEIAIDLSNGAQTSSLKPLLELSKQITIICGAVEEDERGAVYNSALLIESGEVRHTHHKVYPPTYGLFEEGRYFRSGHEAQAFDSKRLGRIGLLVCEDLWHPALPYVEALDDAQMIITIAASPTRLDTGEAALTAPEPENYTINREHHAAYARLLSVFLVFVNRIGVEDGVNFWGGSEVVAPSGETIARGKFFDEDFVTCEINPDQLRQARQLSRHFLDDRPLLTRHLIETLMERK
- the bamD gene encoding outer membrane protein assembly factor BamD, which encodes MNYTRTHTLYTGLAGFLLSFFLFGCGSGSDQMAKPTPVGTADKLFTDGKAAYAKEDWPEAIRLFEEVRVQSPASNIAAEATYFEAMARFNSDMFSGAALDFHTVRRNYPNSPYASRAQYMAGESYYQISPRPDLDQSYTTLALSEYQIFLRDYPKAPPSLIDSAQKRIIDIRSKLAEKFILAAQLYDKLDDPKSSLVYYNRVLDSYYDTRYAPESELRIAEIQFDRKKMEEAKQALDAFDAKYLREATTDQRQRALKLRSKLPNQ